In Cotesia glomerata isolate CgM1 linkage group LG1, MPM_Cglom_v2.3, whole genome shotgun sequence, one genomic interval encodes:
- the LOC123275534 gene encoding uncharacterized protein LOC123275534 isoform X2, whose amino-acid sequence MKRLMLESNKQTQEMAASIGKTARRLEEVSIAMLDALKVMTKGYQSELDREKIKAEAAKLEAEKKTGDRDDTVKAQIAKFDSKTRCYRCAKTGHRIEDCPLSKDLWFCYFFQDIKNHKGAECKEGRLKKKPNDRKK is encoded by the exons ATGAAGAGGTTGATGTTGGAGTCAAACAAGCAGACTCAAGAGATGGCAGCGTCAATTGGAAAAACAGCTAGGAGACTCGAGGAAGTCTCTATTGCAATGTTAGATGCACTAAAGGTGATGACAAAAGGTTATCAATCAGAGTTAGATCGAGAAAAGATTAAAGCAGAAGCAGCAAAG TTAGAAGCAGAAAAGAAGACCGGAGATAGAGATGATACTGTTAAAGCACAGATAGCAAAATTTGACAGCAAGACAAGATGTTACAGATGTGCTAAGACTGGACATAGAATCGAGGACTGTCCATTGTCAAAAGACTTGTGGTTTTGCTATTTTTTCCAGGACATTAAAAATCACAAAGGTGCAGAATGCAAGGAAGGAAGACTCAAAA AGAAACCTAATGACAGAAAGAAGTAG
- the LOC123275534 gene encoding uncharacterized protein LOC123275534 isoform X1, producing MKRLMLESNKQTQEMAASIGKTARRLEEVSIAMLDALKVMTKGYQSELDREKIKAEAAKLEAEKKTGDRDDTVKAQIAKFDSKTRCYRCAKTGHRIEDCPLSKDLWFCYFFQDIKNHKGAECKEGRLKSKILNNDNIKSRGKVDRRGFIKVRNNVNSKPYNNDRRFKNCNKNNQQSAQNAPKRDSRSAKRVTDERQEKPNDRKK from the exons ATGAAGAGGTTGATGTTGGAGTCAAACAAGCAGACTCAAGAGATGGCAGCGTCAATTGGAAAAACAGCTAGGAGACTCGAGGAAGTCTCTATTGCAATGTTAGATGCACTAAAGGTGATGACAAAAGGTTATCAATCAGAGTTAGATCGAGAAAAGATTAAAGCAGAAGCAGCAAAG TTAGAAGCAGAAAAGAAGACCGGAGATAGAGATGATACTGTTAAAGCACAGATAGCAAAATTTGACAGCAAGACAAGATGTTACAGATGTGCTAAGACTGGACATAGAATCGAGGACTGTCCATTGTCAAAAGACTTGTGGTTTTGCTATTTTTTCCAGGACATTAAAAATCACAAAGGTGCAGAATGCAAGGAAGGAAGACTCAAAAGTAAGATTttgaataatgataatataaaatcTAGAGGTAAAGTAGATAGACGAGGTTTTATTAAAGTTAGAAATAATGTGAATTCTAAGCcatataataatgatagaCGTTTTAAGAattgtaataagaataatcaACAGTCAGCTCAAAATGCACCTAAACGGGACAGTAGAAGTGCAAAAAGAGTGACTGATGAAAGACAAg AGAAACCTAATGACAGAAAGAAGTAG
- the LOC123272415 gene encoding uncharacterized protein LOC123272415 yields the protein MIHGPCGTFNRSSPCMSDGKCTKNFPKDFTNDTITNVDGYPIYRRRNPDNGGQSFIKNISNTDIDIDNRWVVPYSPLLSKTYNAHINVEFCSSVKSIKYICKYVHKGSDMAVFRVENTNVNAPPVNKNDEITLYQIGRYISSNKAVWRIFGFPIHERDPAVVQLAVHLENGQRVYFTNETVIDRAINPPKTTLTEFFELCNRADDFGAFARTLLYSQVPRYFTWAQTKQRIPRKQGSPVDACPNLFKSNALGRVFTVNPRQTECFYLRLLLINVTGPLSFQDIRKVNGQQYTTYKDACLALGLLEDDNQWECMLAEAALNCTAIQIRLLFAIVLTTCFPARAEILWDNHKDSMTDDILHQHRTRCNDLAITFSDDMYNEALIAIEDLCIIIANLPLSHFGMNSPNRGATDLMNTEMNREMQYNTVETTAIVTVKSTRFSCSVT from the coding sequence ATGATTCATGGCCCATGCGGTACTTTTAATCGTTCATCGCCTTGCATGTCAGATGGaaaatgtacaaaaaatttccctaAAGATTTCACTAACGATACAATCACAAATGTCGACGGATATCCAATATATCGTCGAAGGAATCCAGATAATGGCggacaatcatttattaaaaacatcagCAACACAGACATTGATATTGACAATCGTTGGGTCGTGCCATATTCGCCCCTGCTGAGCAAAACATACAATgctcatattaatgttgagtTCTGCAGTTCTGTGAAGAGCATCAAATACATTTGCAAGTATGTCCATAAAGGCAGTGACATGGCGGTGTTTAGAGTGGAAAATACCAATGTGAATGCTCCTCcagtaaataaaaacgatGAAATAACGCTCTACCAAATAGGTCGGTACATCAGCTCCAATAAAGCTGTTTGGCGTATCTTTGGTTTTCCAATTCATGAACGGGATCCAGCAGTTGTTCAGTTAGCCGTTCATCTTGAAAATGGTCAGCGTGTATATTTCACGAACGAGACAGTGATTGATCGTGCTATAAATCCACCAAAAACTACACtcactgaattttttgaattgtgtaaTCGTGCGGATGATTTTGGTGCCTTTGCACGTACTTTACTCTATTCACAAGTACCACGCTATTTCACATGGGCTCAAACAAAACAAAGGATACCCCGCAAGCAAGGCTCACCAGTTGATGCATGccccaatttattcaaatcaaaCGCCTTGGGGCGAGTATTTACAGTGAATCCAAGACAGACTGAGTGCTTTTATCTTCGACTATTGTTGAttaatgttactggcccaTTGTCATTTCAAGATATACGTAAAGTGAATGGGCAACAGTATACAACGTATAAAGATGCATGCCTTGCACTCGGCTTGCTAGAAGATGACAATCAGTGGGAATGTATGCTTGCTGAAGCAGCATTGAACTGTACAGCAATACAAATTCGTCTACTATTCGCTATAGTGTTGACTACATGTTTTCCAGCCCGAGCAGAGATATTGTGGGATAATCACAAAGATTCAATGACTGATGATATATTGCATCAACATCGTACACGGTGTAACGATCTAGCGATAACATTCAGCGACGATATGTACAATGAAGCATTGATTGCTATTGAGGATCTTTGCATTATCATTGCCAACTTACCACTCAGTCATTTCGGTATGAATTCGCCAAATCGAGGTGCAACTGATTTAATGAACACTGAAATGAATCGTGAAATGCAGTATAACACTGTAGAAACGACGGCGATAGTTACTGTTAAGAGTacaagattttcttgttcagttacttaa